One window of the Serinus canaria isolate serCan28SL12 chromosome 9, serCan2020, whole genome shotgun sequence genome contains the following:
- the NEU4 gene encoding sialidase-4 — MGSRHFPARTVLFEKESSGVTYRVPALLYLPCVAKLLAFAEERLSADDAHANLLVLRRGSIYGSYVEWEDMRVLETATLQHHRSMNPCPLYDEFTGTLFLFFITVLGRTPEAYQIVTGQNVTRLCCVTSADQGLSWSTATDLTQQVIGATIKDWATFALGPGHGIQLRSGRLLVPAYSYHIDCKECFGQLCKTTPHSFAFYSDDHGRAWRFGEFIPNLQTGECQLVSVDEEDGSNVLYCNARSPLGFRVQALSTDDGAVFHGGQLVQRLVEPPHGCHGSVIGFPAPLVYVPAASRDTGMSPRGSVCRRLPGALRGLGQAGGAELPAGSHREPDEPPTPGRTPFFQAPTWILYSHPTSSMSRVNMGVHLSTFPRDAESWTEPWVIYEGPSAYSDLAYLELPYRDAPVAGGTAIAFACLYENGMRSPYEQISFSMFTLHDVLQNIPLTAAAPRRGRGRKRRRRRRRSCLVS, encoded by the exons atggGCTCCCGGCACTTCCCGGCCCGGACCGTGCTGTTCGAGAAGGAATCCAGCGGTGTCACGTACCGTGTGCCCGCCCTGCTCTACCTGCCCTGCGTGGCCAAGCTGCTGGCGTTCGCCGAGGAGCGGCTCAGCGCCGACGATGCCCACGCCAACCTGCTGGTGCTGCGCCGCGGCTCCATCTACGGCAGCTACGTGGAG tgggaAGACATGCGTGTGCTGGAGACGGCAACGCTGCAGCACCACCGCTCAATGAACCCCTGCCCGCTCTACGATGAGTTCACGGGCaccctcttcctcttcttcatcaCGGTGCTGGGCAGGACGCCCGAAGCCTACCAGATTGTCACTGGCCAAAACGTCACCCGCCTGTGCTGTGTCACCAGCGCTGACCAGGGcctgagctggagcacagccacagaCCTGACACAGCAGGTCATTGGTGCCACCATCAAAG ACTGGGCGACATTCGCGCTGGGCCCCGGGCACGGGATCCAGCTGCGCTCCGGCCGGCTGCTGGTGCCCGCCTACAGCTACCACATCGACTGCAAGGAGTGCTTCGGGCAGCTCTGCAAGACCACCCCGCACTCCTTCGCCTTCTACAGCGACGACCACGGCCGCGCCTGGCGCTTCGGGGAGTTCATCCCCAACCTGCAGACGGGCGAGTGCCAGCTGGTGTCCGTGGATGAGGAGGACGGATCCAACGTCCTCTACTGCAACGCCCGCAGCCCCTTGGGCTTCAGGGTGCAGGCGCTCAGCACGGACGATGGGGCCGTGTTCCACGGCGGGCAGCTGGTGCAGCGGCTGGTGGAGCCGCCCCACGGCTGTCACGGCAGTGTCATCGGCTTCCCCGCGCCGCTCGTGTACGTCCCCGCCGCCTCCCGGGACACCGGGATGTCCCCCCGGGGCTCGGTGTGCCGGCGGCTTCCCGGGGCGCTCCGGGGGCTCGGACAGGCAGGAGGCGCTGAGCTGCCCGCCGGCAGCCACCGGGAGCCAGATGAGCCCC CGACCCCCGGCCGCACTCCCTTCTTCCAAGCACCGACGTGGATCCTGTACTCCCACCCCACCAGCTCCATGTCGCGGGTGAACATGGGGGTTCACCTGAGCACCTTCCCCAGGGACGCAGAGAGCTGGACAGAGCCCTGGGTCATCTACGAGGGCCCGAGCGCCTACTCGGACCTGGCGTACCTGGAGCTGCCCTACAGGGACGCGCCGGTGGCCGGCGGCACGGCCATCGCCTTCGCCTGCCTCTATGAGAACGGGATGAGGTCTCCCTACGAGCAGATCTCCTTCAGCATGTTCACGCTGCACGACGTGCTCCAGAACATCCCCCTGACAGCCGCTGCTccccggcggggccgcgggaggaagaggaggaggaggaggaggaggagctgcctcGTCTCCTAG
- the GAL3ST2 gene encoding galactose-3-O-sulfotransferase 2 has translation MWWWFGKGLLHKNPLKLFSRHARCLIVFSFCLGLSFISGFFHMRSKSYRISKSHEELLIPPTPCHARTNVMFLKTHKTASSTVLNIMFRFAERYNLTVALPADQLFHLGYPRTFVAHFVEGFETIGQNYNIMCNHLRFNPLEVKKVMAANTFYFSILRNPIPLLESSYIYYKDYVPAFRSSKDVNEFLESPTKYYHPADYRKNIYARNIMWFDFGYDNNAEDDTNYTQAVLEEIEQNFHLILIADYFDESMILLKHTLCWDLDDVIYFKLNSRSQDTVQTLTPESEEQIKAWCSLDWKLYLHFNQSFWRRIEETIGLEVLEKEVDHLRTRQKELMETCLSEQEAVRKDHIRNKALLPFQSGAANILGYNLKQGLDNTTLRACQKMVVPELQYTSYLYAVQHPHKKRKDVGLPLLWTSLQEKMQLPGSN, from the exons atgtgGTGGTGGTTTGGGAAAGGATTATTGCATAAAAATCCACTGAAACTCTTCTCCAGGCATGCCAGGTGTCTCATCGTTTTCAGCTTCTGCCTGGGACTTTCCTTCATCTCGGGATTCTTCCATATGAGGAGTAAGAGTTACAG AATCTCAAAGAGCCACGAGGAGCTGCTGATCCCTCCCACGCCGTGCCATGCCAGGACAAACGTCATGTTCCTCAAAACCCACAagactgccagcagcactgtgctcaACATCATGTTCAGGTTTGCAGAGAGGTACAACCTCACTGTCGCCCTCCCTGCTGACCAGCTCTTCCACCTGGGCTACCCAAGGACTTTCGTGGCCCACTTTGTGGAGGGCTTTGAAACCATAGGCCAAAATTACAACATCATGTGCAATCACCTGCGGTTTAACCCCTTGGAG GTCAAAAAGGTGATGGCAGCCAACACCTTCTACTTCTCCATCCTGAGGAACCCCATTCCTCTGCTGGAGTCTTCCTACATCTACTACAAGGACTATGTGCCTGCCTTCAGGAGCTCCAAGGACGTGAACGAGTTCCTGGAGTCACCCACAAAGTATTACCACCCAGCAGACTACAGGAAAAACATCTATGCCAGGAATATCATGTGGTTTGACTTCGGCTACGACAACAACGCCGAGGATGACACCAACTACACCCAGGCTGTCCTGGAGGAGATCGAGCAGAACTTCCACCTCATCCTGATAGCAGACTACTTTGATGAGTCCATGATCCTCTTGAAGCACACTTTGTGCTGGGATCTGGATGATGTGATTTACTTCAAGCTCAATTCCAGAAGCCAGGACACCGTCCAGACGTTGACTCCGGAAAGTGAGGAGCAGATAAAAGCCTGGTGCTCGCTGGACTGGAAGCTCTACCTGCACTTCAACCAGAGCTTCTGGAGGAGAATTGAGGAGACCATcgggctggaggtgctggaaaAGGAGGTGGATCACCTGCGGACCAGACAGAAGGAGCTCATGGAGACTTGTCTCTCAGAGCAGGAGGCGGTGAGGAAGGATCACATCAGGAATAAagctctcctgcctttccagtCAGGGGCTGCAAATATCCTGGGTTACAACCTCAAACAAGGCTTGGACAACACCACTCTGAGAGCCTGCCAGAAAATGGTCGTACCAGAGCTCCAGTACACCTCCTACCTTTATGCTGTGCAACACCCGCACAAGAAGAGGAAAGATGTGGGATTGCCATTGCTGTGGACCAGTCTCCAGGAGAAGATGCAGCTCCCAGGGTCCAACTAA
- the D2HGDH gene encoding D-2-hydroxyglutarate dehydrogenase, mitochondrial isoform X1, with translation MAAAVVWRRGAAWLRSCRGKVLRRGGSPETPGVPRARGCAGSREVVPTCERYAVRRLPFGRLADGDVAFFERLLPGRVVTGEEEVKPFNVDWLKSVRGCSQLVLKPQTTAEVSQILRYCHERNLAVSPQGGNTGLVGGSVPVFDEIILSTALMNQIISFDKVSGILVCQAGCVLERLSEYLEEQGFIMPLDLGAKGSCHIGGNVATNAGGLRLLRYGSLRGTVLGLEVSLCCSSAAPVLQVLADGSALDCLTSLRKDNTGYDLKQLFIGSEGTLGVITAVSILCPQKPKAVNVAFLGCQSFAKVLETFTTCRAMLGEILSAYEFMDEKCMELVETHLKLSSPVAGSPFYVLIETSGSNSTHDEEKLNSFLEQAMASGLVTDGTVATDDKKIKVLWSLRERITEALTHEGYVYKYDISLPVGKLYDLVTDMRARLGQSAKNVVGYGHLGDGNLHLNITAESYSHSLLDAIEPFVYEWTARCSGSISAEHGLGFKKRQFIQYSKPREAVVLMQQFKAMLDPKGILNPYKTLPERSTC, from the exons ATGGCTGCCGCAGTCGTGTGGCGCCGCGGGGCCGcctggctcaggagctgccGAGGGAAGGTCCTGCGGCGCGGTGGGAGCCCGGAGACCCCCGGTGTACCCCgggccaggggctgtgctggctcccgGGAGGTGGTGCCGACCTGCGAGCGGTACGCGGTGCGGAGGCTGCCCTTCGGCCGGCTGGCGGACGGCGATGTGGCCTTCTTCGAGCGCCTCCTGCCCGGCAGGGTGGTCACCGGCGAGGAGGAGGTGAAGCCGTTTAATGTGGACTGGCTGAAGTCGGTGCGAG gctgcagccagctggtgTTGAAGCCCCAGACAACAGCAGAGGTGTCTCAGATTCTCAG GTACTGCCATGAGAGGAACCTGGCAGTGAGCCCTCAGGGAGGAAACACAGGCCTTGTTGGGGGCAGCGTTCCTGTCTTTGACGAGATCATTCTTTCCACTGCTCTGATGAACCAGATCATCAGCTTTGACAAGGTGTCTG gaaTCCTTGTGTGCCAGGCAGGCTGTGTGCTGGAGAGGCTCAGTGAGTACTTGGAGGAGCAGGGGTTCATCATGCCACTCGACCTGGGGGCCAAAGGCAGCTGCCACATCGGGGGGAACGTGGCCACCAACGCCGGGGGCTTGCGGCTCTTGAGATATGGCTCTCTGCGAGGGACCGTGCTGGGCCTGGAAGTG agtctctgctgttcctcagctgctcctgtcctACAG GTGCTGGCTGATGGCTCAGCTCTGGACTGCCTGACCTCTCTGCGCAAAGATAACACGGGCTATGACCTGAAGCAGCTCTTCATCGGATCCGAGGGGACCTTGGGAGTTATCACTGCTGTCTCCATACTCTGTCCTCAGAAGCCTAAGGCTGTGAATGTGGCATTCCTAG GGTGTCAGAGTTTTGCCAAGGTTCTGGAAACATTCACAACTTGCAGAGCCATGCTGGGCGAGATCCTGTCTGCCTACGAGTTCATGGATGAGAAGTGCATGGAATTGGTTGAGACACATCTCAAGCTGTCCAGCCCAGTGGCAG GCAGccctttttatgttttaattgaAACTTCGGGCTCCAACTCAACTCACGATGAAGAAAAATTGAACAGCTTCCTAGAACAGGCCATGGCTTCTGGTTTGGTCACCGATGGAACTGTGGCAACAGAcgataagaaaataaag GTGCTGTGGAGCCTGCGGGAGAGAATCACCGAGGCCCTCACTCACGAGGGTTATGTGTACAAGTACGACATCTCCCTGCCCGTGGGAAAGCTCTATGACCTTGTGACTGACATGAGGGCTCGGCTGGGCCAGAGTGCCAAAAATGTGGTGGGCTATGGCCACTTGG GAGATGGGAACTTGCACTTGAACATCACAGCAGAGTCCTACAGCCACTCCCTGCTGGATGCCATCGAGCCCTTCGTGTATGAGTGGACTGCGAGATGCAGTGGGAGCATCAGTGCAGAGCACGGGCTGGGCTTCAAGAAGAGGCAGTTCATTCAGTACAGCAAACCACGTGAGGCAGTGGTGCTCATGCAGCAGTTCAAAGCCATGCTGGACCCCAAAGGGATCCTCAACCCCTACAAGACACTGCCTGAGAGGAGCACGTGttga
- the D2HGDH gene encoding D-2-hydroxyglutarate dehydrogenase, mitochondrial isoform X2: protein MAAAVVWRRGAAWLRSCRGKVLRRGGSPETPGVPRARGCAGSREVVPTCERYAVRRLPFGRLADGDVAFFERLLPGRVVTGEEEVKPFNVDWLKSVRGCSQLVLKPQTTAEVSQILRYCHERNLAVSPQGGNTGLVGGSVPVFDEIILSTALMNQIISFDKVSGILVCQAGCVLERLSEYLEEQGFIMPLDLGAKGSCHIGGNVATNAGGLRLLRYGSLRGTVLGLEVVLADGSALDCLTSLRKDNTGYDLKQLFIGSEGTLGVITAVSILCPQKPKAVNVAFLGCQSFAKVLETFTTCRAMLGEILSAYEFMDEKCMELVETHLKLSSPVAGSPFYVLIETSGSNSTHDEEKLNSFLEQAMASGLVTDGTVATDDKKIKVLWSLRERITEALTHEGYVYKYDISLPVGKLYDLVTDMRARLGQSAKNVVGYGHLGDGNLHLNITAESYSHSLLDAIEPFVYEWTARCSGSISAEHGLGFKKRQFIQYSKPREAVVLMQQFKAMLDPKGILNPYKTLPERSTC, encoded by the exons ATGGCTGCCGCAGTCGTGTGGCGCCGCGGGGCCGcctggctcaggagctgccGAGGGAAGGTCCTGCGGCGCGGTGGGAGCCCGGAGACCCCCGGTGTACCCCgggccaggggctgtgctggctcccgGGAGGTGGTGCCGACCTGCGAGCGGTACGCGGTGCGGAGGCTGCCCTTCGGCCGGCTGGCGGACGGCGATGTGGCCTTCTTCGAGCGCCTCCTGCCCGGCAGGGTGGTCACCGGCGAGGAGGAGGTGAAGCCGTTTAATGTGGACTGGCTGAAGTCGGTGCGAG gctgcagccagctggtgTTGAAGCCCCAGACAACAGCAGAGGTGTCTCAGATTCTCAG GTACTGCCATGAGAGGAACCTGGCAGTGAGCCCTCAGGGAGGAAACACAGGCCTTGTTGGGGGCAGCGTTCCTGTCTTTGACGAGATCATTCTTTCCACTGCTCTGATGAACCAGATCATCAGCTTTGACAAGGTGTCTG gaaTCCTTGTGTGCCAGGCAGGCTGTGTGCTGGAGAGGCTCAGTGAGTACTTGGAGGAGCAGGGGTTCATCATGCCACTCGACCTGGGGGCCAAAGGCAGCTGCCACATCGGGGGGAACGTGGCCACCAACGCCGGGGGCTTGCGGCTCTTGAGATATGGCTCTCTGCGAGGGACCGTGCTGGGCCTGGAAGTG GTGCTGGCTGATGGCTCAGCTCTGGACTGCCTGACCTCTCTGCGCAAAGATAACACGGGCTATGACCTGAAGCAGCTCTTCATCGGATCCGAGGGGACCTTGGGAGTTATCACTGCTGTCTCCATACTCTGTCCTCAGAAGCCTAAGGCTGTGAATGTGGCATTCCTAG GGTGTCAGAGTTTTGCCAAGGTTCTGGAAACATTCACAACTTGCAGAGCCATGCTGGGCGAGATCCTGTCTGCCTACGAGTTCATGGATGAGAAGTGCATGGAATTGGTTGAGACACATCTCAAGCTGTCCAGCCCAGTGGCAG GCAGccctttttatgttttaattgaAACTTCGGGCTCCAACTCAACTCACGATGAAGAAAAATTGAACAGCTTCCTAGAACAGGCCATGGCTTCTGGTTTGGTCACCGATGGAACTGTGGCAACAGAcgataagaaaataaag GTGCTGTGGAGCCTGCGGGAGAGAATCACCGAGGCCCTCACTCACGAGGGTTATGTGTACAAGTACGACATCTCCCTGCCCGTGGGAAAGCTCTATGACCTTGTGACTGACATGAGGGCTCGGCTGGGCCAGAGTGCCAAAAATGTGGTGGGCTATGGCCACTTGG GAGATGGGAACTTGCACTTGAACATCACAGCAGAGTCCTACAGCCACTCCCTGCTGGATGCCATCGAGCCCTTCGTGTATGAGTGGACTGCGAGATGCAGTGGGAGCATCAGTGCAGAGCACGGGCTGGGCTTCAAGAAGAGGCAGTTCATTCAGTACAGCAAACCACGTGAGGCAGTGGTGCTCATGCAGCAGTTCAAAGCCATGCTGGACCCCAAAGGGATCCTCAACCCCTACAAGACACTGCCTGAGAGGAGCACGTGttga